One Myxococcus stipitatus DNA segment encodes these proteins:
- a CDS encoding APC family permease, whose translation MSLWSVAALGIGSMVGAGIFALLGQAALLVGPDTWLAFALAGVVAALSGYSYAKLSARYPSSGGITLFFEQAFGRGMVSGTLSLIYLVTLVISVAMVAKTFGAYATRLFIPSGGHAGFAVFGSLVVILLAALNIAGSGAVGRAEVILVAIKLVILAALLAAGLWAMSTEGTRDTSRDAHMGLATLVSSVGLCFFAYSGFGMMANAGADVADPKKTIPRAIYLAIGVVTLLYVGLSVTVLALVPPEQLARDADTAVAQAARPVLGSAGFTAVALGALLATASAINATLFAALNVSRALARVQQLPPAFSTKLGHQGTRGFVWGVVAILVMVDTLSLGAIANVASATFLVCYLAAHVACWKLARQTGASRAIVGAGLGLMAVVLSTFLVSTGRKQPLSLLLIVVALCGSALAQWLLQSKHHGGLPHSPTR comes from the coding sequence CAGGCCGCGCTGCTCGTGGGCCCCGACACGTGGCTCGCCTTCGCGCTCGCGGGCGTCGTCGCCGCGCTCTCCGGCTACTCGTACGCGAAGCTCAGCGCGCGCTACCCGAGCTCGGGCGGCATCACCCTCTTCTTCGAGCAGGCCTTCGGGCGCGGCATGGTCTCCGGAACGCTCTCGCTCATCTACCTCGTCACGCTCGTCATCAGCGTCGCCATGGTGGCCAAGACGTTCGGCGCCTACGCCACCCGGCTCTTCATCCCCTCGGGGGGCCACGCGGGGTTCGCGGTCTTCGGCTCACTCGTCGTCATCCTCCTGGCCGCGCTCAACATCGCCGGCTCGGGCGCGGTGGGGCGGGCGGAGGTCATCCTGGTGGCCATCAAGCTCGTCATCCTCGCGGCGCTGCTGGCCGCGGGGCTCTGGGCCATGTCCACCGAGGGCACGCGCGACACGAGCAGGGACGCGCACATGGGCCTCGCCACCCTCGTGTCGAGCGTGGGCCTGTGCTTCTTCGCGTACTCGGGCTTCGGGATGATGGCCAACGCGGGCGCGGACGTGGCCGACCCGAAGAAGACGATTCCGCGCGCCATCTACCTCGCCATCGGCGTGGTGACCCTGCTGTACGTGGGCCTGTCCGTCACCGTCCTCGCCCTGGTGCCGCCCGAGCAGCTCGCGCGTGACGCCGACACCGCCGTGGCCCAGGCCGCGCGCCCCGTGCTGGGCAGCGCGGGTTTCACCGCCGTCGCGCTCGGCGCGCTGCTCGCCACCGCGTCCGCCATCAACGCCACGCTGTTCGCCGCGCTCAACGTCTCCCGGGCGCTCGCGCGCGTCCAGCAACTCCCCCCGGCCTTCTCCACGAAGCTCGGGCACCAGGGCACCCGGGGCTTCGTCTGGGGCGTCGTGGCCATCCTCGTCATGGTCGACACGCTGAGCCTGGGCGCCATCGCCAACGTCGCCAGCGCCACCTTCCTCGTCTGCTACCTGGCGGCCCATGTCGCCTGCTGGAAGCTGGCGCGACAGACGGGGGCCTCGCGCGCCATCGTCGGCGCGGGGTTGGGGCTCATGGCCGTCGTCCTGTCGACCTTCCTCGTCAGCACCGGGAGGAAACAGCCCCTCTCGCTGCTGCTCATCGTCGTCGCCCTCTGCGGCAGCGCGCTGGCGCAGTGGCTCCTCCAGTCGAAGCACCACGGT